GTCGGGCGGAAGATCCGCAGGCAGGTCACCAAGGACTACGTGCTGCACCCGCTGCTGAGCGGTCCGTCGTTCGTGCCCACGCTCGCGGCCAACGCCACCGCCAACTTCGTGCGCAACTGGTGGACGCACTCGGTGATCATGTGCGGTCACTTCCCCAACGGCGTCGAGACCTTCGAGCGCCGCTCGATCGTCGGCGAGACCCGCGGTGAGTGGTACGTCCGTCAGATGCTCGGCTCGGCGAACATCTCCGGCTCCCGGCTGATGCACCTGATGACCGGCAACCTGAGCTACCAGATCGAGCACCACCTGTTCCCCGACCTCCCGAGCAACCGCTACCAGGAGATCGCCCCGCAGGTCCGCGACCTGTTCGACCGCAACGGGCTGGCCTACACCACCGGGCCGCTGCCCAAGCAGGTCGCCTCGGCGTGGGCCAAGATCATCCGGCTCTCCCTGCCCAACGACTCCTGGGTCAACAAGAGGCTCAGCCCCGCCCGCGCCGCCTGAGGGCGCACGCCCGCGAGGGCGTACGCCGGTCAGTCCTTGCGCAGGTTCTGGATCCGCACCTGGCCCCGGGCCACGAGGCGGCCCTCGGTGTCGTGGGTCTCGACGACCCAGACCTGCTGCGAGCGGCCCTGGTGCACGGGGGTGCCGACCGAGGTCATCTCGCCCTCGCGGACCGCGCGGTAGAAGTCGGTGGAGTTGTTGACCCCGACCACGCGCACCTCCGGACCGGCCCACAGGTGGGCGCCGATGCTGGCCAGGGTCTCGACGACGCTGCAGTGCACCCCGCCGTGGACGATGCCGAACGGCTGGTGGTGCTTGTCCGACGCGGTCCAGCGGGCGGCGATCCGCGAGCCGGTCAGCTCGGTGTACTCCATGCCGAGGTGGTCCATCCAGGGACCCATGAGGTCGGAGGCCGAGGTCACGTCGAGATCCATGTCTCACATCGTAGGGAGGCCGTCGAGGCGCTTCCGCGCCGGTGGATCCTGGGGCCCATGGCCACCTACGACTGGACCCCCGACCGGCTGCCGGACCTGAGCGGCCGGACGGCCGTGGTCACGGGGGGCAACTCGGGGATCGGCCTCCACACCGCTCTCGAGCTCGCGCGCCACGGCGCCGCGGTCACGCTCGCGTGCCGCAACACCGACAGCGCGGCCGAGGCGGCGCAGAGGATCCGCAGGGAGACCGGGGCGACCGCCGAGGTCGCTCGCCTCGACCTGTCGTCCCTGGCGAGCGTCGAGGAGTTCGCCGACCAGTGGCAGGGGCCGATCGACCTGCTGGTCAACAACGCCGGCGTGATGACCCCGCCGCGCTACCGCGAGACCGAGGACGGCTTCGAGCTCCAGCTCGGCACCAACCACCTCGGCCACTTCGCGCTGACCGGCCGGCTGCTCCCGGCGCTGCTGGAGGCGCCCGCGGCCCGGGTCGTGGCGGTCTCCTCGGTCGCGCACCACGCCGGGGCCGACGACCTGCTCGAGGCCAACCCGCGCTCGTCGTACTCCCCGCAGCGCGCCTACGGCAACTCCAAGCTGGCCAACATCCTGTTCGCCGACGAGCTCCAGCGTCAGGCCGCCGCGCACGGGGCGAGCCTCACCGCGGCGGCCGCGCACCCCGGCGTCGCGCACACCAACCTGGTCACCTCCAGCGACGGCCTCGGGGCGATCCCCGGGGTGAAGCACGTCGCGCCGCTGTTCCTCAAGCTGGTCTTCCAGTCCGCGGCCAAGGGGGCCTGGGGCCCGCTCTACGCCGCGACCGAGGCCGAGCCCGGCTCCTACACCGGCCCGCAGCGCATGCGCGAGCAGCGCGGACCGGTCGGTCCGGCGCGACGCCAGCGTCGTGCCCGTGACGAGCAGCTCGCCAAGGACCTCTGGGCGCTCAGCGAGGAGAAGACGGGCGTGACCTACGCCTGGCCCGCCTGACGCAGCAGCTGGTCGAACGAGGTGACCTCGGGGTCCTCGTCCCGGCGCGCCGGTGCGGCTCCCCACGCGGCCACGAGCTCGTCGGCCGCGCGGGAGA
This genomic window from Nocardioides marmoribigeumensis contains:
- a CDS encoding PaaI family thioesterase, which translates into the protein MDLDVTSASDLMGPWMDHLGMEYTELTGSRIAARWTASDKHHQPFGIVHGGVHCSVVETLASIGAHLWAGPEVRVVGVNNSTDFYRAVREGEMTSVGTPVHQGRSQQVWVVETHDTEGRLVARGQVRIQNLRKD
- a CDS encoding oxidoreductase, whose product is MATYDWTPDRLPDLSGRTAVVTGGNSGIGLHTALELARHGAAVTLACRNTDSAAEAAQRIRRETGATAEVARLDLSSLASVEEFADQWQGPIDLLVNNAGVMTPPRYRETEDGFELQLGTNHLGHFALTGRLLPALLEAPAARVVAVSSVAHHAGADDLLEANPRSSYSPQRAYGNSKLANILFADELQRQAAAHGASLTAAAAHPGVAHTNLVTSSDGLGAIPGVKHVAPLFLKLVFQSAAKGAWGPLYAATEAEPGSYTGPQRMREQRGPVGPARRQRRARDEQLAKDLWALSEEKTGVTYAWPA